A single region of the Methanomicrobiales archaeon genome encodes:
- a CDS encoding glycosyltransferase family 2 protein — MQGHIDGMTHSPRVSVIIPLYNAGLFIERAVRSVLSQTVQDFEAIVVDGNSDDRGPAIVRGMGDPRVRVVQQRGRGVSRARNQGIAMSRADLIAFLDADDEWLPHHLKTLLRLRERYPRAGACATAYHVHTAGGRTLPADIRGLPPPPWEGLIPNYFETAAMGDGPLITSAVAIPKEKLAEFRGFRTDAWWGEDTDLWGRIALQYPIAFTWRAGAVYHAENADSAVHQVRAVEDHPFAAVAEAALAEGAVPPALRDGLQEYVARK, encoded by the coding sequence ATGCAGGGACATATCGATGGCATGACGCACTCACCACGGGTATCGGTGATCATTCCGCTCTACAACGCGGGGCTCTTTATCGAGCGGGCCGTCCGATCTGTCCTCTCCCAGACCGTGCAGGATTTCGAGGCGATCGTCGTCGACGGGAATTCGGACGATCGCGGTCCCGCGATCGTGCGGGGTATGGGCGACCCCCGGGTGCGTGTGGTGCAGCAGCGGGGTAGAGGAGTGTCCCGGGCGCGCAACCAGGGCATTGCCATGTCCCGGGCTGACCTCATCGCCTTTCTGGATGCCGACGACGAGTGGCTCCCGCATCACCTCAAGACACTGCTCCGGCTCCGCGAGAGATACCCCCGGGCCGGAGCCTGCGCGACGGCCTATCACGTGCATACGGCAGGAGGGAGAACGTTGCCCGCAGATATCAGGGGGCTGCCCCCTCCGCCCTGGGAAGGGCTGATCCCCAACTACTTCGAGACCGCCGCGATGGGAGACGGCCCGCTCATCACCTCCGCAGTAGCCATCCCAAAAGAGAAGCTCGCCGAGTTCCGGGGGTTCAGGACCGATGCCTGGTGGGGCGAGGATACCGATCTGTGGGGGCGGATCGCCCTGCAGTATCCGATCGCCTTCACCTGGCGCGCCGGGGCAGTCTACCACGCGGAGAACGCGGACAGCGCGGTTCACCAGGTCCGCGCCGTCGAGGATCACCCCTTCGCCGCCGTTGCCGAGGCGGCCCTTGCCGAGGGGGCGGTGCCTCCTGCCCTTAGGGACGGCCTGCAGGAGTACGTCGCGCGCAAAA